The genome window CGATTGGTTCGATGACATCCATGCCACACGCAGCGAAAGGCCAAGGCAAACTTGTCATATTGAGTTCGTTAGGTTGTACTCGTATCATGTCAGCATATACCTGACACTTCTGTACATACTTGATGCAATTAGtctccatggtcatccaaaaatatctcgcccttaatatcttcttgtaTAGAATgaacccattcatgtgaggtccgcatgtTCTAgcgtgtatctcttcgagcaaccTGGACACTTCCTTGTCATCGACACATCTTAGCAATCCCAAGTCGGAAGTGCTTATGTACAAAATTCTTCCGCTCTGAAATAAATGGTTAGCTAACCTCTGTAATATGTGCTTTTGAGTATGTGTAGCACCTTCCCGGTACTCTCACCTTGCCCGATATTCCTTGATGCCGtgaaaccatggatttccatTAGCTTCTTCTTCTACATGAGCACATTAGACAGGCTGCTTGCGGATCTCAATTAGGATGGGGTCGATATAGTTCTTGTatagatgttgtatcatggaagataaggTGGCTAATGCATCAGCAAACTCGTTCTGAATTCTTGGAACATGTTTGCATTCTATCTTTGTCAACCTTTTGATCAAATCCTGCACACAGCGCAAGTATCACAGTATCTTGGTATTCTTACTGGCCCATTCTCCGAGTACCTGATGTATCAGCAAGTCTAAATCTCTGattaccagtaattcctggatGTTCATGTCGATGGCCAATTTGACTCCTAgaatgcaagcctcatattcagccatattattggtgcatgggAATCTGAGTTTGGCGGATGCCGTATAATGCTGGCTGGTTTTTGATACTAGTACAAGTTCGATGCCCACTCCCTTGAAGTTTGTGTatccatcgaagaacattctccagcCATCATATGATTcagcgatatcttctcctacaaaaGACATTTCCTCGTCCGGAAAATACGTTTTTAATGGTTCGTATTCCCCGGTCAAATGATTTTCTGCCAGGTGATCGGGCAATGCTTTCCTCTTGACTGTTTTCCGAATCACacagatgatgtcgaactcacttgaCAGTATTTTTGATTTCGCCAGCTTCCCCGTAGGTATAGGCTTCTGCAAAATATACTTTAACAGATCCATTATTTATATGAGGTATGTGGTGTATGCACATAAATAATACCTCAACTTTAGGGCTATACACGTCAGAGCGCAATATGTGAGTTCCAATAGTGAGTATCGAGCTTcgaggtgtgaacttcttactcaaataTTATATTGCTTGCTCCTTCCTTTTGGTCTCATCGTGTTGCCCCAAGAAGCATCCAAATGCTCCGTCGTCCAACACCGACAGGTACAACAGTAGGTTTGGACTGATATTCCTTGATGTTATTGAAAGCCTATTGACATTcctcagtccaacttgttgcatcGTATTTTATTAGCACTTTGAAGATTGGTTCACATATTACAGTTGACTGcgctatgaagcggctgatgtaattgagacggCCCAAGAAACTCATTACATCCTTCTTGTTCCTTGGTGGTAGCAGATCCTgaatggctttgatctttgacCGGTACAACTCAATGTTGCGGCGGCTGATGATGAAACCTAGAAGCTTCCCGGCAGGGACTCAAAGAACACATTTTGCAGGGTTTAACTTTAGGTTATACAACCGCAGCCAATCGAAAAACATCCTTAGGTCTACTATGTAATCCTGGCTCTtctagatttgatgatgacatcatccacgtacacttctatttccttgtgtatcatatcatGAAAGAGAGTGGTCATGCCCCTCATGTAGGTTGCCTTGGCATTCTTCAAACCATACGACATCATCTTACAACAGTACACTCTCTATGGTGTGATGAAGGTTGTTTTCTCTGCATCCTCGTCGTCGATCCAGATTTGGTAGTATCTTGTAAAGCaatcaaaaaagtatttttaattCATGATTAGTGTAGTTATCAATcaatatgtgtatgttgggtagtggaaaatcatccttaggactttcTCTGTTCAGATCTCAGTAGTCAATGCACATCATGACCTTCCCGTCTTTCTTCAGTACGGGCACGATATTAGCTAAACAaattggatattcaaccactcggaggactttggctttgatttgcttggtatcCTACTCTTTTATCTTCAGACTCATGTCTGACTTGAATTTTCTGAGTTTTTGTTTCACTGGTGGATACATGGGGCTGGTAGGTAGCTTGTGGGCCACTATAGATGTGCTCAACCCTGTCATGTCGTCGTAAGACCATGCAAAGATGTTCTCATATTCCTTCAGAAAGCTGATGTACTCTTCATTTTTTGACGGCGATAGGTGAATACTAATacgagtttctttgactgttttaGAATCTCCTAAATTAACTGTCTCAGTCTCTTCCAAATTGGACTTTGGTTTATTCTCAAAATCCTCTACTTCCCTGACAATTTCCTCAAGTATTACGTCGCTTTCCCATTCTTCTAAATCAACCTCGTCGTATTGCATTGCCTCATTACACTTCACAGTTGTAGATTCAACAAGATAGGAAATAGTTATGATGAAAAGAATGCAGAGAGATAATAATATGAATAAACGAAAAGAGATAATGCATTAATTAAAAACATAGAACTGTCAGAAAAACATGACTCGATATCTCGAGTATTCATTTCAAAACAAATACTGAATGTCTTAATTTCTAGAAAACAATTTTCAAAGGAAATCATGCTAGTTCTACCAAAGCTACCCAGGAGATTGGCGAGCCCGAGTGGTGCAGTGGTCCAGTTTCTGAGAAAAGATCCATCTCCTACCATCTGGATGGTAAGGTTTTCCTCCTCGTCCTCCCCCATGATCCAGTGTGTCTCCAGCACCTGTCCCACAATATTTTTCATCTCTTCACTAGTGATGCCAACAGGATCATAGGtttcacttaacaccttcatcaaggcgTTCTTGTGTGCGATTGAGGTTTGCAACAATTACAAGATGGATATCTAGAAGGTGTTTTGTTTAGGTAATCAACAATAGAATACTCATAAGCGTGTACCTTTTAACAAAGATCATCAATACATGTTTCAACAACAGGTGGTTTTGGCGATGTCTCCTTACATGTCCCTCACTGAGCGTGATTTCCCAGCGTGTAGACCCTGCCTGTTCTAATCATTCCTTGGGCAGCACATACTTCTACCATCTTGGCTTTCCCTTTTCTTCGTGCCTCTGCCATATAATCCCATGGAACGACATCGGATTGGTAGGATGGAGatggagctaccatcacagtgaacgGTGGTGTAGATGTAGCCACTTCAACCTCAAATGGTACCTTGGTTTGCACCACAATTGGTGAAAGTCTAACAGGGGACGTCATAGTAGCATCTCCTTCTCAGATAAGACAGATGGATCCTTCCTGGTCCCATTCCTCACAAGTCTCAATCATGCTTTCTCCTTCACCCCTATGGTCGGGAAGGGGGTTGTTGCGGACATTCAATGCATATTCCTTTCCCTGTATTACCTTGGTGTCAATCAATGTATGGATCTTGTCTTTCAACATGCAACATTCCTCAATGgtgtgacccttcatgcctgagtgataggcataaGTTTTGTTGGGTTTGACCCACTAATAAGGATTTTCAATTGCGGTTgtaggaatgggagtgacatacaTAACTAGCAGCCTTCAGTCTTTCTACAATTGGGATATGGGTTCGGCGATAGGGGTGTATTGTTTTGGAGCTCTGCAGTCAAAATTTGGTCAGTGTTTCGAGTAGCTCTGACGGGTAGGTGGAGATGAGTGGTAGTATGCTAGCTGGGTAttgtaggtatggtaggtggtagCAGGGAAATGGTATTTTGGGGGGTGAAGGATGATATTCTGGTGGAGGTGTTTGATAGGTGAGGGGAGATTTCGGCcgttgggctaccatcacggcacccacGTCTTTATTCTTAGAAATACCTCAAGACTGCAAAGCTTTGTTAGTGGCCTACAGGTTTTCAAAATTGGTAACCATGCCACTCTTGATACCTCTTCAATTCTTTCTCTCAGCTTGATAATGTTAGACAACTTGTGATTCTCTATGACCATTAATCATTCATAATATTTTTGGTGTAGAGATCGGACGAAAAACCTATTTATTTGTTCTTCATCTAATGGCGGCCTTACCTTAGCAGCTTttgatctccaacgagtagcgTATTCACGAATGATCTATGTGGGTTTCTTCCTGAGATTCTGGATATAGAAGACGTCTCATGCATTCtccgtgttgaacctgaatctgtccatAAAGTCGGATGCTATACTCACACAATTAGGCCATTTCTTTGATTGTTGACTGATGTACTAAGATAAAGCATCCCAGTGAGACTTTGCATGAACAACTTCATATGGATTTGCTCGTTCTTGCCTACTCCTACGAGTTTATCACAATAGTTCTCAAATGCACCTTGGGATCGCCGGTGCCTTCAGACATTTCTAACTTCGGGGGTTTGTAACCCTCGGGTAGCTCCAGATATGGTtggatacacaaatcttcataattcaaaccttccATGCCCCTTCCTCCCTCAACACTCTGGACCCTTCCAAATAACTTCTTCAATTCTTTATCTGTGTTCTTGATTAGGAGGTCCTTATCGGTAGGTTC of Nicotiana tomentosiformis chromosome 7, ASM39032v3, whole genome shotgun sequence contains these proteins:
- the LOC138895688 gene encoding uncharacterized protein, whose translation is MDLLKYILQKPIPTGKLAKSKILSSEFDIICVIRKTVKRKALPDHLAENHLTGEYEPLKTYFPDEEMSFVGEDIAESYDGWRMFFDGYTNFKGVGIELVLVSKTSQHYTASAKLRFPCTNNMAEYEACILGVKLAIDMNIQELLDLIKRLTKIECKHVPRIQNEFADALATLSSMIQHLYKNYIDPILIEIRKQPV